tttgatctaatgtacatggactaatttacccatttttatgTAAAGGGGGCAAAATACAATCGAATTCCAATTAAAGGGGCCTTCATGATACTTTTACTAAAAAAGTTAAAGTTTAAGGACCAATTTAAAATATGGATAATAGTTTGAGGATGTTTTTTAAATTAGCCCTTTTCCTTTATGTTATataagtaaagaaaaaaaaatgtaaggGATTCGGATCGGGATTTATACGCCGACTCTGAAAACCATTACTATTTACTTATAATTTTGTACACTAAAGatagatattatatatatatatgattatctcCTTTTATTGGCCTTTCTCCTCTCTTCAATTCCATAAAATATTCATCATCTTTTAAATCTCTAATTTATTGAACAATGGTAGATCGTCAAACTGTTTGCTGCATGTGCGGCGACGTTGGTTTCTCCGATAAACTCTTCCGCTGCAACAAGTGCCGCTACCGCTTTCAACATTCGTATGCCCTTTCATCGTTTCATCatcatatgtatgtatatatatatatatatatatatttcgttttattcttatattttatgggTTGATTTTATTAGGTATTGCAGTAATTACTACAGTGAGTTCGCTGAGCCGATTGAACTGTGTGATTGGTGTCGAAGCGAAGAAAGAAACTCAAAGCATGGAAGCTCTTCGAAGAAATCACCATTGATGAACAGAAACGAAACCGGAATCGTAAATCGATCTGAGTATTCGGGTGATAAAATCAAGCAACACAACGATGATCATCAACATGAACATCATCATAGAGGGAAGAACAGTGGGACACCTTCTCCTAGGCCTACGACTCGCAGGTACAAGCTTCTTAAGGATGTCATGTGTTAAAAGAACCAAATGTTTATAAAGTTTTCATTCGATGTTTTTGCTTTTGAACATGGACGCCGCCGAAAGGGGCGGCGCGGTGGAGGCCATGGCCCCTTGGCTTTGTGATAATCCAATATTATATGGGTATGATAAAATTACGCTTGTTTAATTTCTATTGATGATCAAATTCAATGCTCCCttaacaagttttttttttttttttaaagtcgtTCTCTTTTATAATCAAAGTGTATGAGAGACATTGATTGTCTTGCTAGGGTTTTGTATGGTTACAACTCATAAAACAAAGGGTTA
This window of the Gossypium arboreum isolate Shixiya-1 chromosome 12, ASM2569848v2, whole genome shotgun sequence genome carries:
- the LOC108452472 gene encoding uncharacterized protein LOC108452472 isoform X1, which encodes MVDRQTVCCMCGDVGFSDKLFRCNKCRYRFQHSYALSSFHHHINYYSEFAEPIELCDWCRSEERNSKHGSSSKKSPLMNRNETGIVNRSEYSGDKIKQHNDDHQHEHHHRGKNSGTPSPRPTTRRYKLLKDVMC
- the LOC108452472 gene encoding uncharacterized protein LOC108452472 isoform X2, which translates into the protein MVDRQTVCCMCGDVGFSDKLFRCNKCRYRFQHSYCSNYYSEFAEPIELCDWCRSEERNSKHGSSSKKSPLMNRNETGIVNRSEYSGDKIKQHNDDHQHEHHHRGKNSGTPSPRPTTRRYKLLKDVMC
- the LOC108452472 gene encoding uncharacterized protein LOC108452472 isoform X3, whose amino-acid sequence is MVDRQTVCCMCGDVGFSDKLFRCNKCRYRFQHSNYYSEFAEPIELCDWCRSEERNSKHGSSSKKSPLMNRNETGIVNRSEYSGDKIKQHNDDHQHEHHHRGKNSGTPSPRPTTRRYKLLKDVMC